In Drosophila busckii strain San Diego stock center, stock number 13000-0081.31 chromosome 3R, ASM1175060v1, whole genome shotgun sequence, the sequence GCATCTCCCGATAGCTGCCAGGCAGCACTTCGTCCACAGTCTTGTCTGCTCTGTAGGTTAAATAGAACACGTTGGTGATGTCGCTGGTGCCCTCTACATAATTCCACAACCTTGCCACAGTCATGATCTGTATGTAGTTATGCGAGGTGTACACCACATGAGCAGTCATCTCCACTATACTTTGCACCATCACGGGCTTCATAAAGCTAATGTCCGATATGCACTTTAGTAAGGGCCAGCCGTTGACATAGATGCTGGCCATGATAAAGCTAATTTCCACAGCCTGCCGCATTATATAGCCACCAAATATGGTGTTCTGTGCATTGCGACTTTCCGGAAAGGGCAGTATGTTTGTAGATCGCTGACTGTCTGACATCCAGCGGCACTTGGGTGGCAACTGACGCACATTCAAATCAAACGAATCGGCGGGTGTAGTGCGCTGAAGCAGGCCATACATAATGGCATACTCATGCTCCTGTGGTCTAGAGGTGAACACAGTATCGGCTTGATCCTTTCTGCGCTGCTTCTGACGCGCGTCAGCCTCCTGCCAGATTTCTTGTTCCTTTTCGTTAGCGGGCTTTAGGGGATTCACTGGCGCTGGACCTGTGTTGGTGGCATTGCGTGCTACCATTAAAAAGATGGCCTTGGTAATATCTATAAACTGATTCGTAGCCTTGTGCTGGCGTACATAGATAATCAGCTCCATGGAACTCTTGCCCGTCCAGGATACAAAGCCACTGAACGCAATATCTTGATTGGCCTTCAGATACTTGATGTTGCTAAACTCCACTTTGTCCACCAGCAAGGTGACAAAGCTATAGGGCAGCGCCACGCCCTCTGGCAATTGAGGCACCGTTATGTGCCGATGGCAGAGCCAGACTGCAAACATATCCAGCTCCTCTATGAGCCGACCCAAACGCACTCTATtcaaatgatttatatatCGCTCTCTAAACATCACGTCTGTGCTCAATGCTAACGTCGCCGTAGTGTAGCTATCAACCATGCTGCGGGCCGGCAATTCCTCCGGCTTGGGCTGATGCTTAAGCAAATGCTCACGCGACTTGGGCACTGCTCTGTAGCCATACTCTAAGCCTATTCTCTCGCGTATTTTCTCCttaactgcaaatatttttgaaactcAATAAACTAAGCTCCTGCAGCAAACTTACCAACATCCAGCACGCCGGAACAGTGATCCGATTCATTGCGAAAGTATTCGTTCATCTTAAACTGCCGAGCAACAGCGCCGCCCTTTGGCCATAAGCAATCCAACTGCGTTCTACAAATTTGGTATTATAGTTGGTTCAAGTATTTTTGCTACTGTTtaccgcagcagcaggcagtcCTTGCTGCGCATCAGCGTCGAGCGTTTCATCCTTAATCAATGTCTGTTCACACTGCTTTAGGCAGTCATGGAAGATCATATCGGCTGCAGAGATCTTTGTCCACTTTCTTTAAATTGTCTGACAGCTGCTATGAATTGAATGTAAATTTcgatttttgtataaattttctttaattagttgccaaatatatgttttaaaatttgttatatatttgattaagGTGGCTAAGTTaacagtttaaaatat encodes:
- the LOC108601282 gene encoding acyl-coenzyme A thioesterase 9, mitochondrial, producing MKRSTLMRSKDCLLLRTQLDCLWPKGGAVARQFKMNEYFRNESDHCSGVLDVVKEKIRERIGLEYGYRAVPKSREHLLKHQPKPEELPARSMVDSYTTATLALSTDVMFRERYINHLNRVRLGRLIEELDMFAVWLCHRHITVPQLPEGVALPYSFVTLLVDKVEFSNIKYLKANQDIAFSGFVSWTGKSSMELIIYVRQHKATNQFIDITKAIFLMVARNATNTGPAPVNPLKPANEKEQEIWQEADARQKQRRKDQADTVFTSRPQEHEYAIMYGLLQRTTPADSFDLNVRQLPPKCRWMSDSQRSTNILPFPESRNAQNTIFGGYIMRQAVEISFIMASIYVNGWPLLKCISDISFMKPVMVQSIVEMTAHVVYTSHNYIQIMTVARLWNYVEGTSDITNVFYLTYRADKTVDEVLPGSYREMLWYIHGRRKFLAALNLQPQFPLSPENIDASQGNKQHN